A genomic window from Daphnia carinata strain CSIRO-1 chromosome 9, CSIRO_AGI_Dcar_HiC_V3, whole genome shotgun sequence includes:
- the LOC130700678 gene encoding ecto-NOX disulfide-thiol exchanger 2-like, with product MSHLLGTNVKMSNPYAFIGLPLGSQASGSSNAGPMTLGHNHIALGGLPFSALMGSAGQGMPGLPFTMQSAALSLGLGGMLANNQRISGVNCGSEGLSRQNPQETDNLTENGKEKEHNLNQSGNSNRDRREDKYRESRKRMRSNSLACESDDDIMVLSNSPSSNEPSEQRDSTQPKSVWDNTSVPMGLGFSMNNPSLVSNSMYPTDASSFMAAMGSQMPFDFGLLPGMGNVSHPSKEPIHLKSCVLYPPNPQAPLPTTRERPLGCKTVFVGGLAENITEDILREIFERCGGILTIRMSKKNFAHVRFERECYVDSAILLSGYRVRLHNQKPDANNPSTSNTSSGRLHVDFAQARDDQYEYECQARRLERELRHRQRIEEDKWRPPSPPPVPHYAEHEAHVVVEQLKNEERFGRAVQILATWLERGDCSKRNSNGFYSMIQSAHAHLRRLGSEKSQLEEEARRTHDSLRQKFLHLSSQLGEMERLFLAASHQKAWDHFTKAQRKSLESWKKHVMDIKLEPTVEFLTSSKDDDNMEFSDSESDEPRRYKSNASEKSIAHLKEENDSLRCQLEAYKNEVEIVRADLKIELQAKEQHVKNLERNLAEERLRSVKEKQTSLSIQNVNSAEVPGSVTDEQSVKLISLLSVFLSVQHCGTTLDDAYEYVRKSDNSCTKDEVEKVLLHNKELFSNTSDLWRFKLFFH from the exons ATGAGCCATCTGCTCGGaacaaacgtaaaaatgtCTAATCCTTACGCTTTTATCGGGCTACCTTTGGGCTCTCAAGCCTCTG GATCTTCAAACGCTGGTCCAATGACTCTCGGTCATAACCATATTGCATTAGGAGGTCTTCCCTTTTCAGCTTTAATGGGTTCTGCTGGACAGGGTATGCCAGGCCTACCCTTTACTATGCAATCTGCTGCATTAAGTTTGGGACTTGGAGGTATGCTGGCAAATAACCAAAGAATCTCTGGAGTCAATTGTGGATCAGAAGGCTTGTCGAGGCAAAACCCACAAGAAACTGATAACTTAActgaaaatgggaaagaaaaagaacacaatCTTAACCAGTCCGGCAACAGCAATAGAGACAGGCGTGAAGACAAGTACAGAGAATCTAGAAAAAGGATGAGAAGCAATAGTCTAGCCTGTGAAAGTGATGATGACATCATGGTGCTATCAAACTCTCCTAGCAGTAATGAACCCAGTGAACAAAGAGACAGTACCCAGCCCAAGAGTGTCTGGGACAACACTTCTGTTCCAATGGGTTTGGGATTCTCAATGAATAATCCCTCTCTGGTCAGCAATTCAATGTACCCAACAGATGCTTCTTCCTTCATGGCTGCAATGGGATCTCAAATGCCCTTTGAT TTTGGCCTTCTACCTGGCATGGGAAATGTTTCTCATCCAAGCAAAGAACCAATTCACCTCAAAAGCTGTGTACTTTATCCTCCAAATCCTCAAGCTCCACTCCCGACAACGAGAGAGCGTCCTcttggatgcaaaaccgttTTTGTTGGAGGACTAGCAGAAAATATTACCG AGGACATTTTGAGAGAAATTTTTGAACGGTGTGGCGGCATACTTACCATTCGGatgagcaaaaagaattttgctcACGTCAGATTCGAACGAGAGTGCTATGTTGATTCTGCGATTCTCCTTTCAG GTTATCGCGTGCGTCTGCATAACCAGAAACCAGATGCAAATAATCCGAGCACTAGCAATACTAGCAGCGGTCGGCTGCACGTTGATTTTGCACAAGCCCGCGATGATCAATATGAATATGAATGTCAAGCACGACGGCTTGAGCGTGAATTACGCCACAGGCAAAGAATCGAGGAGGATAAATGGAGACCACCTTCCCCGCCACCAGTGCCTCATTATGCCGAACACGAAGCACATGTCGTAGTTGAACAGCTAAAA AATGAGGAACGGTTCGGAAGAGCTGTTCAGATTTTGGCTACTTGGCTAGAACGTGGAGACTGTTCCAAGCGTAATTCAAATGGCTTCTACTCAATGATCCAGTCAGCTCACGCCCATCTACGCCGCTTGGGATCTGAAAAGAGTCAATTAGAAGAGGAAGCCCGACGGACTCATGATTCACTAAGGCAGAAATTCCTTCATCTATCCTCTCAAC TGGGTGAAATGGAGCGGCTATTTCTAGCAGCCAGCCATCAAAAAGCCTGGGATCATTTCACCAAAGCTCAACGAAAGAGTCTCGAGTCGTGGAAAAAACACGTGATG gatATCAAATTGGAGCCCACTGTCGAATTTCTGACAAGTAGCAAAGACGATGATAACATGGAGTTTTCAGATTCCGAGTCGGACGAGCCCCGCCGTTACAAGTCTAACGCTTCAGAAAAGAGCATTGCACACCTAAAG GAGGAAAATGACAGTTTACGCTGCCAGCTTGAGGCATACAAAAATGAAGTGGAGATAGTACGCGCTGACCTGAAGATTGAACTTCAAGCTAAAGAACAACATGTTAAGAACTTGGAAAGAAACTTGGCTGAAGAGAGGCTTAGATCGGTCAAGGAGAAACAAACTTCTTTATCAATTCAGAACGTTAATAGTGCTGAAGTACCCGGCAGTGTAACTGACGAACAATCCGTAAAATTAATAA GTTTGTTATCAGTTTTCCTTTCGGTGCAACATTGTGGTACGACCCTCGACGATGCCTACGAATATGTTCGAAAATCAGATAACTCATGCACCAAAGACGAAGTGGAGAAAGTTTTACTCCACAACAAAGAGCTTTTTTCTAATACGTCTGACCTTTGGCGTTTCAAGTTGTTCTTCCATTAG
- the LOC130700657 gene encoding superoxide dismutase [Mn], mitochondrial-like isoform X1, protein MFRTVSQRLSTRCMSMRQKHTLPDLPYDFNALEPVISAEIMQLHHQKHHQTYVNMLNQSEEKFMEAKAKNDLKTMIALGPMLRFNGGGHLNHSIFWQNLSPNGGEPEGDLLAAINKDYGSFENFKNIFSAATVGIQGSGWGWLGYNKTTKTLAITTCANQDPLEPTTGLVPLLGIDVWEHAYYLQYKNVRADYVKNLFKIINWKDVSARLISAKQ, encoded by the exons ATGTTTCGCACAGTCTCGCAGCGACTATCGACAAG ATGCATGTCTATGAGGCAAAAACACACCCTACCAGACTTGccttatgatttcaatgcacTGGAACCAGTCATTTCTGCTGAAATCATGCAACTACACCATCAAAAACATCATCAAACATATGTAAACATGCTCAATCAGTCTGAAGAAAAGTTTATGGAAGCTAAAGCAAAGA ATGATTTGAAAACAATGATTGCACTTGGACCAATGCTGCGCTTCAATGGTGGGGGCCATCTCAACCACTCtattttttggcaaaatttgtcaCCTAATGGTGGTGAACCTGAGGGAGATCTGTTGGCAGCAATCAACAAGGATTATGGCTCATTTGAAAacttcaaaaacattttttctgcTGCCACAGTAGGCATCCAAGGTTCAGGATGGGGTTGGCTAGGATATAATAAGACAACAAAGACCCTGGCAATCACCACTTGTGCTAACCAAGATCCTTTGGAGCCTACAACTG GATTAGTTCCATTACTTGGAATTGATGTTTGGGAGCATGCCTACTATTTGCAGTACAAGAATGTCCGAGCTGACTATGTAAAGAATTTGttcaaaataatcaactgGAAAGATGTGTCGGCCCGACTGATTTCAGCCAAGCAGTAA
- the LOC130700657 gene encoding superoxide dismutase [Mn], mitochondrial-like isoform X2: protein MSMRQKHTLPDLPYDFNALEPVISAEIMQLHHQKHHQTYVNMLNQSEEKFMEAKAKNDLKTMIALGPMLRFNGGGHLNHSIFWQNLSPNGGEPEGDLLAAINKDYGSFENFKNIFSAATVGIQGSGWGWLGYNKTTKTLAITTCANQDPLEPTTGLVPLLGIDVWEHAYYLQYKNVRADYVKNLFKIINWKDVSARLISAKQ from the exons ATGTCTATGAGGCAAAAACACACCCTACCAGACTTGccttatgatttcaatgcacTGGAACCAGTCATTTCTGCTGAAATCATGCAACTACACCATCAAAAACATCATCAAACATATGTAAACATGCTCAATCAGTCTGAAGAAAAGTTTATGGAAGCTAAAGCAAAGA ATGATTTGAAAACAATGATTGCACTTGGACCAATGCTGCGCTTCAATGGTGGGGGCCATCTCAACCACTCtattttttggcaaaatttgtcaCCTAATGGTGGTGAACCTGAGGGAGATCTGTTGGCAGCAATCAACAAGGATTATGGCTCATTTGAAAacttcaaaaacattttttctgcTGCCACAGTAGGCATCCAAGGTTCAGGATGGGGTTGGCTAGGATATAATAAGACAACAAAGACCCTGGCAATCACCACTTGTGCTAACCAAGATCCTTTGGAGCCTACAACTG GATTAGTTCCATTACTTGGAATTGATGTTTGGGAGCATGCCTACTATTTGCAGTACAAGAATGTCCGAGCTGACTATGTAAAGAATTTGttcaaaataatcaactgGAAAGATGTGTCGGCCCGACTGATTTCAGCCAAGCAGTAA